From the Desulfuromonas thiophila genome, the window GTGGCCGAGGCGACAGCCTCTGGTTTGCGGCTGATTGCTGATCAGTTGCGTCAGGACGGGGGCATGGAGGCGGCCAATCTGCGTGTGGCCGAGCAGTATGTGGCCGAATTCGGCCGCATCGCCAAGGAATCCACCACCCTGATCGTACCGAACAACACCAGTGATGTTGCCGGCATGGTGGCCCAGGCCATGGCGACCCTGAGCACGGTCAAGCAGCATCGCTAGCAGAAAGGCCGTGCCGCTGTGGGGTTTTGGGCCGCGTGCCCCGGTTGCCGGGCGGGCAGGAGGAAGTTATGCGCTGGATCAGCCAGCTGAAATTACGCACCCGTCTCAATCTGATTCTGCTCAGTGCCTTGACCGGCCTGTTTATGCTGGTGGCCTTGCTTGGCTATCGGGATCAGCAGGCCCAGGTCAGGGAACTGGCCCTGGAGCGTGCTCGTGGCATTGCCCGCCAGATCATTGAAACCCGCAATTACATGGCGGCGGTTGTCGGCGATGAACCTGCCCGCAACCCGGCGTTGACGCCGCAGGTGGTGGCCACCGGCGTGGCCCGGCGGCTGACCGCGGATAGCGACTATGTGGTGCGGCAGATTTCGCTGCGCTACCGTAATCCCGCCAACCTGCCCGATGCCTACGAACATCAGCGTTTGCAGCAGATGGCCAATCAGCCACAGGCGGAGGATTATCGTGTGGTGTCTGAAGGTGGTCAGCCAGTGCTGCGTTACCTGCACCGGATGGATGCCGAGGCCAGTTGCCTGCGTTGTCACGGAGACTACGCGGCCGCGCCGGATTACATTCAGCGGCGTTTCGGCCCACAGCATCCGTCGTACAATTATCAGGCTGGCGAGATGATTGGTGCCATCTCGGTGCAGGTTCCCATGGCCTGGCTGGAACAGGGCATTGCCGCCAATCTGCAGCGGGACCTGTTTTACCGCCTGATCATTCTGCTGGTGATCTTCTTTGCCTTGGGAACCCTGTTGCGCAAGTTCGTGTTGCGACCGGTGCTGCTGGCCTCCACCGCCATGCAGCGGGTCAGCCGCACCGGCGATCTCTCCACCCGGCTCGATCTGCCGGCGGCCCAGGATGAAATCGGAGCATTGCTGGCGGCCTTCAACGACATGATGGCTGCGCTGCAGCGCAGCGATCTGCAGCTGCGTGAGTCGGAGGAACGCTATCGCAATCTGATTGAGGCGGCCCAGGCGGGTATCGTCACCTTCCTGGCCGATGGCAAGATTGTCATCTCCAATCGCATGGCCGAGGAATTTTTCGGTATTTCCCGCCGTGAGCTGCTGGGTCGCTCGGTATTCGACTTTCTCGATGACCGTACCGGGCTTAAACAGAAAATTGCTCAGACTGTCGAGCCCGGCGGGCTTGATGACCGGATCGAGACCCGTCTCGACCGTATTCGCAATGCCAATGGACAGCCCCTTGATGTAGAGGTGCGGCTTCTGCTGGCCTCCAGTGCTGACCGGGTGCCGCTCTATACCCTGCTGCTGACCCGCGCTGGCGGCAACTGCGCCCTGCTGGCTGACGAGACCGCGCCGGACACCCCCTGATGGCGACTGGTGGCTGCCGGTTCTGTTGCCGACGGGCAAAGTACACCTGCCATCTGAACGCCGCGTGAAGAATGAAGATTCCCTGGGCACCCGAGCGGGTGCCCAGTTTTTTTGCGTACTGGCGCTGCGCTTTGGCTTTCTACGCGGCTGGCCAAGCGCCAGGGTGGCGAAGGTACTG encodes:
- a CDS encoding Tll0287-like domain-containing protein; translated protein: MRWISQLKLRTRLNLILLSALTGLFMLVALLGYRDQQAQVRELALERARGIARQIIETRNYMAAVVGDEPARNPALTPQVVATGVARRLTADSDYVVRQISLRYRNPANLPDAYEHQRLQQMANQPQAEDYRVVSEGGQPVLRYLHRMDAEASCLRCHGDYAAAPDYIQRRFGPQHPSYNYQAGEMIGAISVQVPMAWLEQGIAANLQRDLFYRLIILLVIFFALGTLLRKFVLRPVLLASTAMQRVSRTGDLSTRLDLPAAQDEIGALLAAFNDMMAALQRSDLQLRESEERYRNLIEAAQAGIVTFLADGKIVISNRMAEEFFGISRRELLGRSVFDFLDDRTGLKQKIAQTVEPGGLDDRIETRLDRIRNANGQPLDVEVRLLLASSADRVPLYTLLLTRAGGNCALLADETAPDTP